Proteins from a genomic interval of Acetobacterium woodii DSM 1030:
- the cbiB gene encoding adenosylcobinamide-phosphate synthase CbiB, producing the protein MNLIEGLPLGLGGGFWFLLIIIGVVIDWLIGDPTWMPHPIIAIGKTISFLNKKLNRGKHRKAKGFLLLILVLSLTAAIVFGLQWLCYTISIYLYVLLNLYLIVTALAAKTLAVEVRKVMTALIGGDLKESRVQVGYLVGRDTSALSETEIIRATVETTAENTIDGVLAPIFYMLLGALLPVPWLNPVMLVMLYKAVNTLDSMVGYIQEPYRDFGYASAKFDDLVNLIPARIGSLFMLVAGLFLGYTYNEGCRVFKRDRHNHKSPNSAHPESVVAGLLGIQLGGTNQYFGEVLEKPTIGDAKTPLEILDIRETISIMYGSEVVVMVVSTLVVILLYSF; encoded by the coding sequence TTGAATTTAATTGAAGGACTTCCCCTGGGTTTAGGGGGAGGCTTTTGGTTTTTACTGATTATTATTGGCGTGGTGATTGATTGGCTGATCGGAGATCCGACCTGGATGCCGCATCCCATCATCGCGATTGGAAAAACCATTAGCTTTCTAAATAAAAAATTAAATCGTGGAAAACATCGGAAAGCAAAAGGTTTTTTGCTGTTGATTCTCGTGCTGAGTTTAACGGCAGCGATTGTATTTGGATTGCAATGGTTATGTTATACCATCAGTATTTACTTATACGTGTTGCTTAATCTGTATTTGATTGTCACTGCTCTGGCAGCTAAAACGCTGGCTGTTGAAGTGCGTAAAGTGATGACGGCCTTAATCGGAGGGGATCTTAAAGAATCTCGGGTTCAGGTCGGTTATTTAGTAGGGCGCGATACCTCGGCACTTTCAGAAACCGAAATTATTCGTGCGACGGTGGAAACAACGGCAGAAAATACCATCGATGGGGTACTGGCACCGATTTTTTATATGCTGCTGGGAGCTTTGCTGCCGGTGCCCTGGCTGAATCCCGTGATGCTGGTGATGCTTTATAAGGCGGTTAATACGTTGGATTCAATGGTTGGTTATATTCAGGAACCGTATCGGGATTTTGGGTACGCTTCGGCGAAATTTGATGATCTGGTTAACCTGATTCCGGCTCGAATCGGCAGTCTCTTTATGCTTGTGGCGGGGTTGTTTTTAGGTTATACCTATAATGAAGGGTGTCGGGTTTTTAAACGTGATCGACACAATCATAAAAGTCCCAATTCTGCGCATCCGGAATCGGTGGTGGCGGGCTTATTGGGAATACAGCTGGGGGGAACCAACCAGTATTTTGGCGAGGTGTTGGAAAAACCGACGATTGGGGATGCCAAAACACCGCTGGAAATTCTCGATATCAGAGAAACCATCAGCATTATGTACGGCAGCGAAGTCGTGGTGATGGTGGTTAGTACTTTAGTGGTAATTTTACTTTATTCTTTTTAG
- a CDS encoding cobyric acid synthase — MAKNIMFMGTGSSVGKSLVTAAMCRILDNHGYQVAPYKSQNMALNSFITEDGKEMGRAQVVQAECARIEPQVEMNPVLLKPNSDVGCQVILMGKAEFNMDAMDYHAHKPKLVEIVVSAYETLAKEKDVIVIEGAGSPAEINLRDNDIVNMGLAELVDAPVVLIGDIDKGGVFASIYGTIMLLEPEEQKRVKGFIINKFRGDVELLKPGIKMIEEKINIPCLGVIPYKRFVIDDEDSVTERFDKHTEGLITIGVVYLPHLSNFTDCTAFEMHPDVNVEYYRNQRELQLANPDLLVIPGSKNTIDDTCHVIESKMGEEIRRIHDCGVPIVGVCGGYQLLGKEIRDPLQVESTKGSIAGLGLLNIVTTIGAEKRTVRTTGKVQGDFMGMALVDLAVEGYEIHMGESQALDNAKPFAILADGTVDGVIAEDGTVMGTYLHGIFDNDAFREKIIETLRSKKNLAAGPAAFDFKAFKNEQYDLLAETVEASLDMKKIMGIIGEIEN; from the coding sequence ATGGCAAAAAATATTATGTTTATGGGCACCGGTTCTTCAGTTGGAAAAAGTCTTGTAACTGCAGCCATGTGTCGAATTTTAGATAATCACGGTTATCAGGTGGCACCCTACAAATCGCAGAATATGGCACTTAATTCATTTATCACTGAAGATGGCAAAGAAATGGGGCGGGCCCAGGTTGTTCAGGCCGAGTGCGCCCGGATCGAACCTCAGGTTGAAATGAATCCGGTGTTACTAAAACCGAACTCCGATGTTGGGTGTCAGGTGATTTTGATGGGCAAAGCCGAATTCAATATGGATGCGATGGATTATCATGCTCACAAACCCAAGCTGGTGGAGATTGTTGTATCCGCCTACGAGACGCTGGCGAAAGAAAAAGATGTGATTGTGATTGAAGGGGCTGGCAGCCCGGCTGAAATTAATCTGCGGGATAATGATATCGTCAATATGGGACTGGCAGAGTTGGTTGACGCACCGGTCGTTCTGATTGGTGATATTGACAAGGGTGGCGTTTTTGCTTCGATTTATGGTACAATTATGTTATTGGAACCGGAAGAACAAAAACGGGTCAAGGGATTTATCATTAATAAATTCCGGGGCGATGTCGAATTGTTAAAACCGGGCATAAAAATGATTGAAGAAAAAATTAATATTCCCTGTCTGGGGGTTATTCCGTACAAACGATTTGTGATCGATGATGAAGATAGTGTTACCGAACGTTTTGACAAACATACCGAAGGGTTAATTACCATTGGGGTGGTATATTTGCCGCATCTGTCTAATTTTACCGATTGTACCGCTTTTGAGATGCACCCCGATGTTAATGTCGAATATTACCGGAATCAGCGCGAACTGCAACTGGCTAATCCCGATTTATTGGTGATTCCCGGCAGTAAAAACACCATCGATGACACCTGTCATGTGATTGAAAGCAAGATGGGTGAAGAAATCCGCCGCATTCATGATTGTGGCGTTCCGATTGTAGGCGTTTGTGGGGGATATCAACTGTTAGGGAAAGAAATTCGTGATCCATTGCAGGTTGAATCGACCAAGGGTAGTATCGCCGGTTTGGGATTATTAAATATTGTCACAACGATCGGAGCGGAAAAACGAACCGTTCGGACCACTGGCAAAGTCCAGGGTGATTTTATGGGAATGGCATTGGTTGATCTGGCAGTGGAAGGTTATGAAATTCATATGGGTGAAAGTCAAGCACTGGATAATGCGAAGCCCTTTGCAATTCTTGCCGATGGTACCGTCGATGGGGTTATTGCCGAAGATGGCACTGTCATGGGAACCTATCTGCATGGTATTTTTGATAATGATGCGTTTAGAGAAAAAATTATTGAGACCTTGCGCAGTAAAAAGAATCTGGCCGCCGGTCCCGCGGCGTTTGATTTTAAAGCCTTTAAAAATGAGCAATATGACCTTCTGGCGGAAACGGTAGAAGCGAGTTTAGATATGAAAAAAATAATGGGAATTATTGGAGAAATAGAAAATTGA
- the cobK gene encoding precorrin-6A reductase, which produces MILVLGGTLDSRILTDLLLEEGRAVCYSSVTNIATDQMSENPLLTKISGQLDASTLRENLTIYNISLCIDATHPYAREISENAIWACEALNIDYIRLERPSHIDDGEDIMAYQTYEEARDYLIGAMGKSDRNILLTTGSRQLEAFEGLPKERTYIRVLPTAGVLSKCETLGYKPRHILALQGPFSVAMNVATMKEYKIGFIVTKDSGDVGGIKEKVAAARQVNAKILFIKRPVIAYPKVVSAVEDVIIYALKKTSKVIC; this is translated from the coding sequence TTGATTCTTGTATTGGGAGGAACCCTTGACAGTCGAATATTAACAGATCTTTTGCTTGAAGAAGGGCGAGCTGTCTGTTATTCATCAGTTACCAATATCGCTACCGATCAGATGTCCGAAAATCCCTTGTTGACAAAAATTTCAGGTCAGTTGGATGCCAGTACGCTGCGCGAAAATCTGACCATTTATAATATCAGTTTATGTATTGACGCTACCCATCCTTATGCCCGTGAAATTTCAGAAAATGCTATTTGGGCCTGCGAGGCGCTTAATATCGATTATATTCGTCTCGAACGGCCCTCGCATATTGATGATGGTGAAGATATTATGGCCTATCAGACCTACGAAGAAGCCAGAGATTATTTGATTGGCGCCATGGGTAAAAGTGATCGCAATATTTTACTCACAACCGGCAGCCGACAATTGGAGGCTTTTGAAGGTTTGCCTAAAGAGCGCACATATATCCGGGTCCTTCCGACCGCCGGGGTGTTATCAAAATGCGAAACGTTGGGTTATAAACCGCGGCATATTTTGGCCCTTCAGGGGCCGTTTTCAGTCGCGATGAATGTCGCGACCATGAAAGAATACAAAATTGGTTTTATAGTAACCAAGGATAGCGGTGATGTCGGTGGGATTAAAGAAAAAGTCGCAGCAGCACGACAAGTTAATGCCAAAATTTTGTTTATTAAAAGACCGGTTATCGCTTATCCCAAAGTTGTGTCAGCGGTCGAAGACGTGATCATCTATGCCTTAAAAAAGACGAGCAAGGTGATTTGTTAG